The Streptomyces sp. ALI-76-A nucleotide sequence TGCTCATCGAGATGCTCGTGCAGTCGACCCCCGACCGGCTGGTCCTGCTGCCCGCGCTGCCGACGGCCTGCCCGAGCGGCCGGCTCCTCGGCGTCCGGACCCGGTTCGGCGCGGAACTGGACCTCACCTGGAGCCCCCACGAAGCGACCGCGGTGCTGCGCCCCACGCGTACCCACCGCGTCGAACTCCGGACTTCCTCCGGCGCACGAGTGCTGGACCTCGTCGCCGGAGAAGACCACGTCCTCACGCTGAGGACGTGACCACTCCCCCCGCATCTCCCCCCACCCATGGAAAGGGACACCATGGCTCAGAGCACACTGCGCAAGATCACCATGGCCGCACTGGCCCCCGCGACGGCCCTCGGCATCACCGTCGGCCTCGCCTCCGCCCCCGCCTCCGCCGCCGTCTGGAACACCTGCGACCAGTGGGGCAACACCAGCCTCAACGGCTACACGCTCTACAACAACATCTGGGGCTCCGGCGCCGGCAGCCAGTGCACCTGGGCCAACTCCGGTACCAACTGGGGCACCTGGGCCGACCACCCCAACACCGGCGGCATCAAGTCCTACCCCAACTCCAAGAAGGTGATCAACAAGACGATCACCTCGCTGGGCTCGCTCTCCAGCAGCTACAACGTCTCGGTCCCGTCGTCCGGCGCGTACAACACGTCGTACGACATCTGGGACACCGACTACGACTACGAGATCATGCTCTGGGTCAACAAGACCGGACCCGTCGGCCCGCTCGGCACCTCGCAGGGCAACGTGACGCTCGGCGGCCACTCCTGGACCGTCTACAAGGGCAGCAACGGCGCCAACGAGGTCTTCTCGTTCATCCGCACCTCGAACTCGACCTCCGGCACCGTGAACATCCTGCCGATCCTCAGGTGGATCAAGGACACCAAGGGCTGGATGGGCAACGAGACCATCGGTGACGTCCAGTTCGGCTACGAGATCACCTCGTCGTCCGGCGGGCTGAACTTCACCACCAACAACCTGACGGTCAGCAGCAGCTGACCGGCGACCGGGCCGGCTCCGCACCTCCGCGGAGCCGGCCCCTACCGCGCGGCCGTGGTCTCCCGCACCCACGGCAGCAGCAGCCGCTCCGCCAGGACCAGCGCGTAGAACAACGCCACACTCAGCAACCCCAGCAGCCCGATGGCGGCGAAGGCCAGGGGCGTGTCCGCGTTCGCCCCTGACTGCTGGATGACGAAGCCGAGGCCCTCGTCGCCGGCGCTGAACTCGCCGATCACCGCGCCGACCGCGGCCAGCGGCATCGCGACCTTCAGGCCGACGAAGATCTGCGGCAGCGCGCTCGGGAAACGGAACCTCAGGAAGGTCCGGGTCCGGGACGTACGCAGCGAGCGGGCGAGCTCCACAAGCTCCACCGGCGTCGACGTGAGCCCCTCGGCGACCGACAGGACGATGGGGAAGAAGCAGACCAGCAGCGCCATGACCACCTTGGGCTGCTGCCCGAAGCCCATCCAGACCACCAGCAGGGGCGCCAGAGCCACCTTGGGCACCGCGTTGAAGGCCACCAGGAGCGGAGCGAACATCAGCTCCACGATCCGTGAGGCCGCGATCGCCACCCCGATCAGCAGGCCCGCCACCACGGACACGGTGAAGCCCAGCACGACGACGGTGAGGGTGGTCAGCGCCTCGCCCAGGAGATAGCCGGGGACGCGCCGGAAGGCGGCCAGGACGTCGGCGGGGGAGGGCGCGATGATCTCGGGCACGTCGAAGACGCCCACCACCAGGGCCCAGCCACCGACGGCCGCCGCCAGGCCGAGCACCGGCCAGCCGGCCGCGGTGAGACGTCCGATCGGACCGTTCGCCTCCTTCACCCGGTCAGGACTTCGGCACCAGGTCGAAGGAGACCAGTTGCTCCGGCTCCAGTCCCGGCCGTACGGCTCCGGCGTCCACCAGCGTCCTGATCGCGCCGGCCACGCGGTCGCGCTCCATGGTGCCGATCGGGGCGCCGTCCTCGGCCGGCCGTACGGCGGTGCCGACGAGCCCGATCTCGGCGGCGGCCGTCTTCTCGTCGACCGTCGGATGCTTGTCGTGCATCAGTTTCGCGGCCTCCCGAGGGTGGTCGATCGCGTACCGCATGCCCTTGAGCAGCGCGGTCGTGAAGCGCCGGACCAGGTCGGGGTCCTCGGTGGCGATCTTCGTGGTGGTGGTGACGGCCGCGCCGTAGCTCTCGGACAGGTACGTGCCGAAGGGCAGGACGACGACCTCCTTGCCCCGCACGGCGTTCTCGATGTTGGGCCGACCCACGCGGTACTGCCCGACCGCGTCGACCGAGCCGGAGGCCAGGTTGACGCCCAGCTGCTGGGGCTCCAGGTTGACCCAGTCCACCTTGTCGGCGTCGAAGCCGGCAAGTTTCGCGTACGCCGGGAAGAGGGCGCCGATGACCGAGCCCGCCGGGTCCGCCACCTTCCTGCCCTCCAGGTCGGCCGGTTTCTCGACGCCGCTGTCGGCCAGGGCCATCACGGCGGCGTCCGTGGTCTGGTGGATGGCCGCGACCGCGGTGACGCCGGAGATCCTGCCGCCGCCGAGCTGGATGATGGTGCTGCTGAGGTCGATCGGCGCGAACTGCACCCGGCCGCCGACCAGCGCGGCGAGGGAGGAGCCGCTGCCCTGCCCCGGTTCGATCGTGACGTCCACGCCCGCGTCCTCGAACCAGCCCTTGTCCTGGGCTACGTACGCGTAGGCCTCGCGGCCGAAGGTGCCGAATCCGGTGAGGTAGGTGACCCGGTCCGGCGCGGGGCCGCCCGAGGAGGAGCCGCCGTCTCCGCCGGAGTCGTCTCCGGATCCGCAGGACGAGGCGAGCGCCGCCGTCAGGACGACGGCGAGGAGCGCGGCGGGTAAGCGCGGTATCCGTCTCATGGCATCAAGTGGAGCCGTCGGTGCGGGAGTTGTCGAGACCGGGACGGCTCTTGGCATGTAACAAACAATGGCCGGTCCGGTTGTCCGGGGCCTGCCGCGCCCTATCCTCGGCGATACCGCCGACGGCCCGGTGATGGGGGAGCCCGTGATCCGAGTGCGCTCCATGTCCAAGAGCTACGACGGACGCAGAGGAACCGTCGAGGCCCTGCGCGGCATCGATCTGGACGTCGGGGAAGGCGAGTTCACGGCCGTCCTGGGCCGCTCCGGCTGCGGCAAGTCCACCCTGCTCCGCGTGGTCGCCGGTCTGCTCCCGCCCTCCGCCGGCGAGGTCGCGATCGCGGGCGAGGCGGTGTGCGGACCGCGCCGGGACGTGGCCATCCTCTTCCAGCGCCCGGCGCTGCTGCCCTGGCGCTCGGCCCTGGACAACGTCCTCCTGCCGGTCGTCGTCCACGGCCGCCCCACTCCCGAACACCGCAAGGAGGCCCGGCGGTTGCTGCTGGAGGCGGGACTGGACGCCACGTTCCACACCCGGCTCCCGCACGAACTGTCCGGCGGCATGCAGCAGCGGGTGGCGCTGTGCCGGTCGCTGATGCAGCGGCCGCGCGTGATGCTCATGGACGAGCCGTTCTCGGCGCTGGACGCGCTCACCCGCGAGGAGCTGTGCGAGGTCCTGCAACGCGTGCACATGGAGCGCGGCGCCACCGTCGTCCTCGTCACCCACTCCATCGAGGAGGCCGTCCTGCTCGCCGACCGTGTCGTGGTGCTCAGCCCGCGTCCGGGCCGGGTCCGCACCGTCCTGGAGGTCCCCGTACCCAGGCCCCGCTCGCTCGGCCGTGACACGCACGTCGCCGCCCTGGCCCGCTGTCGCGCGGAACTGCACGAACTGCTGCTGGCCGGCCGGACGGGGGCGTGAGGCGATGGAGCTGCGCGTGTTCACCGAGCCGTACCGCGGCGCCGCCTACGCCGAACTGCTGCGCGCCGCCCGGCACGCCGAGAGCTGCGGCTTCACCGGCTTCTTCGTCGCCGACCACTACCACCCGATGCACCACGGCGACGGTCTGCCCGGCCCCACCGACGCCTGGACCACCCTGGCCGGACTCGCCCGGGAGACCTCCACAATCCGGCTGGGCACCCTGATGTCCTCGGCGACCTTCCGCCACCCCGGACCGCTGGCGGTCGTCGCCGCCCAGGTGGACGCCATGAGCGGCGGCCGGGTCGAGCTCGGGCTCGGCGCGGGCTGGTACCCGCTGGACCACAGCGCCTACGGCATCCCCTTCCCGCCGCCCGGCGAGCGCTTCGACCGGCTGGCCGAACAGCTGCGGGTGATCACCGGCCTGTGGACCACGCCGCCCGGTGAGCACTTCACGTACGAGGGCCACCACTACCGGCTGACCGACTCGCCCGCTCTGCCCAAACCCGTGCAGCGCCCCCGGCCCCCGGTCATCGTGGGCGGTCGCGGCCCCCGCCGCACCCCGGCCCTGGCCGCCGCCCACGCGGACGAGTTCAACCTGCCCTTCACCCCGCCCGCGCTGAGCGCCGACCGCTTCGCCCGGGTGACGGCGGCCCGGCCGGACGACCGCCCGCCCCTCGTCCTGTCGATCAGCCTGGCCGTCGCCTGCGGCCGCACCGAGGCGGACGTCACCCGCCGTCTCGCCCTGCTGCACGAGAAGTCCCGGCTGCCGCCGGAGGAGCCGCTGTACGGCTCTCCGGCACAGATCGTGGACCTGATCGGCGCGTACGCCGGCCTCGGCGCGACCCGCGCGTACATCCGGCTGCGCGACCTGGCCGACCTCGACCACCTGGACCTGCTGGCGGCCGAGGTCGCCCCGCAGCTGCCCTGACAGCCCCGGCAGGGGCTTTGGCGCCGCCGCGCTACTCGGCGACGGGCAGCCGGGCCCCGTCCCGCAGGAACAGCGGGATGCGGTCCAGCGGCGCGTCCACCGTCACGGCCGTACCGCCCGCGTACGTCTCACCGGTCCACGCGTCCGTCCAGGCCGCGCCCGCCGGAAGGTACGTCGTGCGGGCCGTCGCGCCCGCCGTGAGCACGGGCGCGACCAGCAGGTCCCGGCCGAACAGGTAGGCGTCGTCGACCGACCAGGCCGCCTGGTCCCCGGGGAACTCCAGGAACAGCGGGCGCATGACCGGCAGACCCTCCTCGTGGGCCTCGCGCATGACCCGAAGGACGTACGGCTTCAGGCGCTCGCGCAGCCGCAGGTACCGCTCCAGGATCGCGCCGGCCTCCTCGCCGTAGGACCACACCTCGTTCGGGCCGCCGGTCATCTCCGGGCCCAGCGGCATGCCCGGGTCGCGGAAGCCGTGCAGCCGCATCAGCGGGGACAGCGCCCCGAACTGGAACCAGCGGACCATCACCTCGCGGTACGCCGGGTCGTCCGGGTCACCGCCGTGGAAGCCGCCGATGTCCGTGTTCCACCACGGGATGCCCGACAGGGCCGTGTTGAGGCCGGCCGCGATCTGGCGGCGCAGGGTCGGGAAGTCCGTGCCGATGTCGCCGGACCACAGGGCGGCGCCGTAGCGCTGACTGCCCGCCCACGCCGAGCGGTTGAGGGAGATGATCTCCTCCTCACCGGTCGCCAGCAGGCCCTCGTAGAAGGTGCGGGCGTTCTCGGCGGGGTACATGTTGCCGACCTCCAGGCCCGGACCCGCCCAGTAGCGCAGGTTCTCCGAGAAGCCCGGCTTCAGCTCCGGCTCGCAGGCGTCCAGCCAGAACGCCGTGATGCCGTACGGCTCCAGGTAGTTCCGCTTCACCCGCGACCAGAGGAAGTCGCGGGCCTCGGGGTTGGTGGCGTCGTAGAAGGCGACCTGGACGGTGGAGGCGACCTCCTTGTCCGGCCAGTCGGCGTGCGCCATCGGACCGTACTGGGTGCCGATGAAGTAGCCGCGCTGCTCCATCAGTTGGTGGTTCTCGCTCAGCGGGGACACCGACGGCCACACGCTCACCACCAGCTTGACGCCGAGCTCCTCCAGTTCGCGGACCATCGCCGCCGGGTCGGGCCACTCCGACAGGTCGAACTTCCAGTCGCCCAGGTGCGTCCAGTGGAAGAAGTCGCAGACGATCACGTCGAGGGGCAGCCCGCGCCGCTTGTACTCCCGGGCCACGCCGAGGAGTTCGTCCTGGGTGCGGTAGCGCAGCTTGCACTGCCAGAAGCCCGCGGCCCACTCCGGGAGCATCGGGGTGCGGCCGGTGACCGCGCTGTAGTGGCGCTGGGCGTCGGCCGGGGCGCCCGCGGTGATCCAGTAGTCGATCTGGCGGGCCGAGTCCGCCACCCAGCGGGTGCCGTTGCCGGCCAGCTCCACCCGGCCGATCGCCGGGTTGTTCCACAGCAGCGTGTAGCCGCGGCTGGAGGTCAGGACCGGGATGCCGACCTCGGCGTTGCGCTGGACCAGGTCCAGGACCAGGCCCTTCTGGTCCAGCCGGCCGTGCTGGTGCTGGCCGAGGCCGTACAGCTTCTCGTCGTCGTAGGCGGCGAACCGCTGCTCCAGGCGGTGGTGGCCGTTGCCGACGGCGGTGTACAGGCGTGAGCCCGGCCACCAGAAGTGGGCGCGGTCCTCGGCGAGGATCTCCGTGCCGTCATGGGTGCGCAGGAAGCGGAGCAGGCCCTCCGCGCTGACCTCGACGGTCAGCGTGCCGACGGTCAGGGATCCCTGCCCGCCCTCGATCTTCACGGTCGACTCGGTGGCGGGCGCCTCGTCGAGCAGCGCGCCCGGCAGCCCCTCCAGGAGGGGACCGCCGAGCCGGGCCCGGACCCGGACCGCGTCCGGGCCCCACGGCTCGATGCGCACGGTCTCCTGGCGTCCGCTCCACTCCAGCGCGCCGTCCCGCTCGCGGAAGGTGCCGACGGTGGGTGACGACTGCGCGAGGCTGACCTGGGGCTGTTCCCCGGCCAGGGGCTGGGCTTCGGCAGGCTGGTTCACGGCGAGTGCTCCTTGAAGGAGTGCGGGCATGGCGGTGCCCTGGCGGGGGCGGCGTGCGGGAGGAACGCGGGTGAAGGGAACAGGTGAAGGGAACAGCGGGGCCGCGGGTCAGCGGTCAGGAGGCGGCGACCGGGGCGGGCCCGGTGCTGGTCCGTACCGTCAACTCGGGGGCGATGAGCACGACTTCGTCGGGTCCGTGGCCGTCCAGCTTGGCGACCAGACGCTCCACGGCGTGCCGGCCCATCTCCTGGGCGGGGATGGCGACGGACGTCAGCCGCACCGAGGCCTGGACGGCGACCTGGTCGGGGCAGATCGCCACGACCGACACGTCCTCGGGCACGGCCCGGCCCTGCTGGCGCAGCAGGGCGAGCAGCGGCTCGACGGCCGACTCGTTCTGCACCACGAACCCGGTGGTGCCCGGGCGTTCGTCGAGCACGCGGGCGAACGTGACGGCCATCGCGTCGTACCCGCCCTCGCACGGCCGGTGCAGCAGCCGTACGCCCAGCTCCTGGGCTCGGGAGCGCAGTCCGTCGAGGGTGCGTTCGGCGAAGCCGGTGTGCCGTTCGTAGACGGCCGGGGCCTCGCCGATGACAGCGATGTCACGGTGCCCGAGCTTCGCCAGATGCTCCACGCACAGCGCGCCGGTCGCCTTGAAGTCGAGGTCCACGCAGGTCAGCCCGGTGGTGTCGGCGGGCAGCCCGATGAGCACCGAGGGCTGGTCGGTGCCGCGCAGCAACGGCAGCCGTTCGTCGTCGAGTTCGACGTCCATCAGGATCATCGCGTCGGCGAGCCCGCTGCCGGTGACGCGGCGGACGGCGTCGGGACCCTCCTCGCCGGTGAGCAGCAGGACGTCGTACCCGTGGGTGCGGGCCGTGGTGGCCACCGCGATGGCGATCTCCATCATCACCGGCACGTACATGTCGGTGCGCAGCGGGATCATCAGCGCGATGATGTTCGACTTGCTGCTGGCCAGGGCGCGGGCGCCCGCGTTCGGGTGGTAGCCGAGTTCACGGATGCTCTGCTCGACCCGCTGCCGGGTGGTCGTCGAGATGGACCGCTTGCCACTGAGGACATAGCTCACCGTGCTCGCCGATACTCCGGCGTGCTGGGCGACCTCGGCGAGGGTGACCATCCAGCTCTCCAAGTTTTGTGAAGCGCTTCGACAGTGCGCGGTGGGAACAAAGGCGGGTGAGGGTGGTTCGACAGTAGCTCCACCGGGGGTGGGTGTCCATAGGTTGTCGAAGCGCTTCGACACGGAGTTCCGGACGGGCCTCGCGCGGGCGTGAGGCCCGGGGGAGGCCGCGGCCGGCCGGGCGCCGCCCGGCGCTACCGGCGCGGAGGCTCCTGCCTACCACGCCCGGCCGCGGCGGACCACGGAACGGGGAGGGACACCCGCGCGCGGGAGGCGACGGAACGGGAAGGGAAAGGCACCCGCACGCGAAAGACGGATGGGCAGGCACCCGCACGCGGGAGGCGACGGAACGGGAAGGGAAAAGGCACCCGCGCGCGGAAGACGACGGAACGGGGAAGGGGGCCCGCGCGCGGAAGACGACGGCGGGCAGAAGGCCGCCTGCGTGCGAAGGCGGCCGGCGGGAGGTTCTCCCGCGGGGCAGCGAGGCTCACCGGGCCTCACCGAGGCACCCGTCCGGCGCAAGCCGCCGAGCGGCGCCGCGCACGCCCCTGGCGTTCACATCGGGCGCCGAAGTCCCCGGCGGGCGGGCCGCCCGGACCCGTCCTCGTCCCGCGCCGGCCTCGGCCGAACGGCGCGCGAGGGGTGGTGGGGCGGGCCCGGATCGGGTACATACGATCGGGTAGCACCCGTCGGTAACCATACGGCCCCCAAGATCCCGATTCGCGGCGAGGTGAGCCTCCATGTCCGCACCACCCACCCAACCCACCGTCACCGAGCGTGAAGCACGCGAGGTGGCGGAGGCCGCCCGGGAGCAGGACTGGCGCAAGCCCAGCTTCGCCAAGGAACTGTTCCTCGGCCGCTTCCGGCTCGACCTCATCCACCCCCACCCCATGCCGCCCGACGAGGACGCCCAGCGCGGCGAGGAGTTCCTCGCCAAACTGCGCGACTTCTGCGAGACGAAGATCGACTCCGCGCGGATCGAGCGCGAGGCACGGATCCCGGACGAGACGATCGACGGGCTCAAGGAACTCGGCGCCCTCGGCATGAAGATCGACACCAAGTACGGCGGCCTGGGCCTCACGCAGGTCTACTACAACAAGGCCCTCGCCCTGGTCGGCTCCGCGAACCCGGCGCTCGGCGCGCTGCTGTCCGCCCACCAGTCGATCGGCGTACCGCAGCCGCTGAAGATCTTCGGCACCCAGGAGCAGAAGGAGACCTTCCTGCCCCGGCTCGCCCGCACGGACATCTCCGCGTTCCTGCTGACCGAACCGGACGTGGGTTCCGACCCCGCCCGCCTGGCCACCACCGCCGTCCCCGACGGCGACGACTACGTCCTCGACGGGGTCAAGCTGTGGACCACCAACGGCGTGGTCGCCGACCTGCTCGTCGTCATGGCCCGCGTGCCGAGGACCGAGGGCCACAAGGGCGGCATCACCGCGTTCGTCGTCGAGGCCGGCTCCGAGGGCATCACCGTCGAGAACCGCAACGCCTTCATGGGCCTGCGCGGCCTGGAGAACGGCGTCACCCGCTTCCACCAGGTCCGCGTGCCCGCCGCGAACCGCATCGGCCCGGAGGGCGCGGGGCTCAAGATCGCCCTCACCACCCTCAACACCGGCCGGCTCTCGCTGCCCGCCATGTGTGTCGGCGCCGGCAAGTGGTGCCTGAAGATCGCCCGGGAGTGGTCGGCGGCCCGGGAGCAGTGGGGCAAGCCGGTCGCGTTCCACGAGGCGGTCGGCTCGAAGATCAGCTTCATCGCGGCCACGACCTTCGCCCTGGAGGCCGTGCTGGACCTGGCGTCCCAGATGGCGGACGAGGACCGCAACGACATCCGCATCGAGGCCGCCCTCGCCAAGCTGTACGGCTCCGAGATGGCCTGTCTGATGGCGGACGAACTGGTCCAGATCAGGGGTGGGCGCGGCTTCGAGACGGCCGAGTCGCTGGCGGCCCGCGGCGAGCGCGCGGTCCCCGCCGAGCAGATCCTGCGGGACCTGCGCATCAACCGCATCTTCGAGGGCTCCACCGAGATCATGCACCTGCTGATCGCCCGCGAGGCGGTCGACGCCCACCTGTCGGTCGCGGGCGACCTGATCGACCCCGAGAAGTCCCTGTCCGACAAGGCGAAGGCGGGCGCCCAGGCCGGCGCCTTCTACGCCAGGTGGCTGCCCAAGCTGGTCGCGGGTCCGGGTCAACTCCCGAACTCCTACAGCGAGTTCAAGCATGAGGTCGACCTCTCGCCGCACCTGCGGTACGTCGAACGCACCGCCCGCAAGCTCGCCCGCTCCACCTTCTACGCCATGTCCCGCTGGCAGGGCCGGATGGAGACCAAGCAGGGCTTCCTGGGCCGGATCGTCGACATCGGCGCCGAACTGTTCGCGATGAGCGCGGCCTGCGTCCGCGCCGAACTCCTGCGCTCCACGGAGGACCACGGCCGCGAGGCCTACCAACTGGCGGACGTCTTCTGCCGCCAGTCCCGCATCCGCGTCGAGGAGCTCTTCGGCCGGCTGTGGACGAACACCGACGACCTGGACCGCACGGTCGTCAAGGGCGTCCTGTCGGGCACCTACGCGTGGCTGGAGGAGGGCGTCGTCGACCCGTCGGGCGAGGGACCGTGGATCGCGGACGCGACACCGGGACCGAGCACGAAGGAGAACGTGCACCGCCCGATCCGCTGACCGGTCCGGGCCGGCGCGTCCCCTCGGCCCCCGTGCGGGGGACCCGGGGGACGCGCTGTCCGCACACCGCGTCCTTACGGCAACAATGGAGGGATGACCGACAGCCCAACCCCCTCAGGGCACGAGGCGCACGCCCCGTCCGCCCCGCGACGCCTCGCACGCACGCTCGCCGCACCCGGCCCCGACCCCCGTACGTCCACCACGACGGCCGGGGCCCGGTACGGCGAGAGCACGCTCCCGGCGCCGCAGGGCCCGCCCTCCGGGCGGACGACGGGGCCCGCGCCCCGCGCCCTGGCCGACCCGCACCTCGTCTACGACCCGGTCGCGGGCGACGGGCCGAAGGACGTGGTGATCCTCGGCTCCACCGGCTCGATCGGCACCCAGGCCATCGACCTCGTGCTGCGCAACCCCGACCGGTTCCGGGTCACCGGGCTCTCGGTCAACGGCGGCCGGATCGCCCTGCTCGCCGAACAGGCGCGCCGGCTCAGGGTGCGCACCGTCGCCGTGGCCCGCGAGGACGTCGTCCCGGCCCTGCGCGAGGCCCTGAGCGCCGAGTACGGGAGCGGTGAGCCGCTGCCCGGCATCCTCGCCGGACCGGACGCGGCCACCCAGCTCGCCGCCTCCGACTGCCACACCGTCCTGAACGGGATCACCGGCTCCATCGGTCTGGCGCCGACCCTCGCCGCCCTGGAGGCGGGCCGCACCCTCGCGCTCGCCAACAAGGAGTCGCTGATCGTGGGCGGTCCGCTGGTCAAGGCGCTCGCCGAGCCCGGGCAGATCATCCCGGTCGACTCCGAGCACGCGGCGCTCTTCCAGGCGCTGGCCTCCGGCACCCGGGCCGACGTGCGCAAGCTCGTCGTCACCGCCTCCGGGGGCCCGTTCCGCGGCCGGACGAGGGCAGAGCTGGCGCACGTGACGGTCGAGGAGGCCCTCGCCCACCCCACCTGGGCGATGGGCCCGGTGATCACGATCAACTCCGCGACCCTCGTCAACAAGGGGCTGGAGGTCATCGAGGCGCACCTGCTGTACGACATTCCCTTCGATCGGATTGAGGTGGTCGTGCACCCGCAGTCGTATGTCCACTCGATGGTTGAGTTCACGGACGGATCCACGATCGCCCAGGCGACACCCCCCGACATGCGCGGCCCGATCGCCATCGGCCTCGGCTGGCCCGAACGCGTCCCGGACGCGGCGCCCGCCTTCGACTGGAGCACGGCGTCGACGTGGGAGTTCTTCCCGCTCGACAACGACGCGTTCCCGTCGGTGAACCTGGCGCGGCACGTGGGGCGGCTCGCGGGCACGGCCCCGGCGGTGTTCAATGCCGCCAACGAGGAGTGCGTCGAGGCCTTCCGGGCCGGCGCGCTGCCGTTCGACGGGATCATGGAGACCGTGACCCGGGTGGTGGACGAGCACGGCACCCCGCGCGCGGGAACCTCGCTCACCGTCGCGGACGTCCTCGAAGCGGAGACCTGGGCGCGGACCCGGGCCCGGCAACTGGCGGCACAGACGGCGGAGGCCCGTGCATGACGACCCTGATGTTCATCCTCGGCATAGTGGTCTTCGCCGTGGGCCTGCTGGTGTCGATCGCGTGGCACGAGCTGGGGCACCTGTCCACCGCCAAGCTCTTCGGCATCCGCGTGCCGCAGTACATGGTCGGCTTCGGCCCGACGCTCTTCTCACGCCAGAAGGGCGAGACGGAGTACGGGATCAAGGCCATCCCGTTCGGCGGCTACATCCGCATGATCGGCATGTTCCCGCCCGGCCCGGACGGCCGCCTGGAGGCCCGCTCCACCTCACCCTGGCGCGGCATGATCGAGGACGCCCGCTCGGCCGCCTTCGAGGAGCTCAGGCCGGGTGACGAGAACCGCCTCTTCTACACGCGCAAGCCGTGGAAGCGGGTCATCGTGATGTTCGCGGGCCCGTTCATGAACCTGATCCTCGCGCTGGCGCTGTTCCTCACCATCCTCATGGGCTTCGGCATCTCGCAGCAGACCACCACGGTCAGTTCGGTCTCCCCGTGTGTCATCGCGCAGAGCGAGAACCGCGACACCTGCGAGAAGTCCGACCCCGCCTCGCCGGCCGCGGCCGCGGGCATGAAGGCCGGCGACAGGATCGTCGCCTTCGACGGCGTGCGGACCGACGACTGGGAGACCCTCTCCAACCTCATCCGCGTCAGCGCCGGCAAGGAGGTGCCGATCGTCGTCGACCGCAAGGGCGCGGAAGTCACCCTCCAGGCGAAGATCGCCACCAACCAGGTCGCCAAGAAGGACTCCAGCGGCACCTACGTCCAGGGCGAGTACGTCAAGGCCGGCTTCCTCGGCTTCAGCGCCGCCACCGGCATCGTCAAGCAGGACTTCGGCGACTCCGTGACCTGGATGGGTGACCGCGTCGGCGACGCCGTCGACTCCCTCGCCGCCCTGCCCGGCAAGATCCCCGCCCTGTGGGACGCGGCCTTCGGCGACGGCCCGCGCGAGGCGGACTCCCCGATGGGGGTGGTCGGCGCGGCACGGGTGGGCGGCGAGATCTTCACCCTGGACATCCCGCCGACCCAGCAGCTGGCGATGGCGTTGATGCTGGTCGCGGGCTTCAACCTCTCGCTGTTCCTCTTCAACATGCTCCCGCTGCTGCCGCTGGACGGCGGCCACATCGCGGGTGCCCTGTGGGAGTCGCTGCGCCGGAACGTGGCGAAGGTGCTGAGGCGGCCCGACCCCGGCCCGTTCGACGTGGCGAAGCTGATGCCCGTCGCCTATGTCGTGGCGGGGATCTTCATCTGCTTCACGATCCTCGTGTTGATCGCCGACGTGGTCAACCCGGTGAGAATCTCCTAGTGCCGCGGCAGGCAACGTTTGCCCGTCAAGGAGCGGCGTCCGGTGCGTGCTCTCGGCGTGCCGGCCGGAAGCCCTCGTACTGGATGTACTTGGGCTTTCGGCCGGTGCGGCGAGAGGGCGTGCCGGGCGTCGCGACGGGGCGAACGTTGCCTGCCGCGGCACTAGCCACCCGGTGTTCACGGCGGCCTGGAACGCTCTGTTCCGGGCCGCCTCCCATTGAGTGGGTTTACGGGCGGGGATGTGCCCGCGCCCAGCGGCGTGCCGTAATCTCGAAGCCTGGAGCCCGCCGCTGACGGGACCTGGACCTTGATCCACGACTTGGGGTTGCACAGCAGAT carries:
- a CDS encoding LacI family DNA-binding transcriptional regulator; this translates as MVTLAEVAQHAGVSASTVSYVLSGKRSISTTTRQRVEQSIRELGYHPNAGARALASSKSNIIALMIPLRTDMYVPVMMEIAIAVATTARTHGYDVLLLTGEEGPDAVRRVTGSGLADAMILMDVELDDERLPLLRGTDQPSVLIGLPADTTGLTCVDLDFKATGALCVEHLAKLGHRDIAVIGEAPAVYERHTGFAERTLDGLRSRAQELGVRLLHRPCEGGYDAMAVTFARVLDERPGTTGFVVQNESAVEPLLALLRQQGRAVPEDVSVVAICPDQVAVQASVRLTSVAIPAQEMGRHAVERLVAKLDGHGPDEVVLIAPELTVRTSTGPAPVAAS
- a CDS encoding acyl-CoA dehydrogenase family protein; this translates as MSAPPTQPTVTEREAREVAEAAREQDWRKPSFAKELFLGRFRLDLIHPHPMPPDEDAQRGEEFLAKLRDFCETKIDSARIEREARIPDETIDGLKELGALGMKIDTKYGGLGLTQVYYNKALALVGSANPALGALLSAHQSIGVPQPLKIFGTQEQKETFLPRLARTDISAFLLTEPDVGSDPARLATTAVPDGDDYVLDGVKLWTTNGVVADLLVVMARVPRTEGHKGGITAFVVEAGSEGITVENRNAFMGLRGLENGVTRFHQVRVPAANRIGPEGAGLKIALTTLNTGRLSLPAMCVGAGKWCLKIAREWSAAREQWGKPVAFHEAVGSKISFIAATTFALEAVLDLASQMADEDRNDIRIEAALAKLYGSEMACLMADELVQIRGGRGFETAESLAARGERAVPAEQILRDLRINRIFEGSTEIMHLLIAREAVDAHLSVAGDLIDPEKSLSDKAKAGAQAGAFYARWLPKLVAGPGQLPNSYSEFKHEVDLSPHLRYVERTARKLARSTFYAMSRWQGRMETKQGFLGRIVDIGAELFAMSAACVRAELLRSTEDHGREAYQLADVFCRQSRIRVEELFGRLWTNTDDLDRTVVKGVLSGTYAWLEEGVVDPSGEGPWIADATPGPSTKENVHRPIR
- the dxr gene encoding 1-deoxy-D-xylulose-5-phosphate reductoisomerase; translated protein: MTDSPTPSGHEAHAPSAPRRLARTLAAPGPDPRTSTTTAGARYGESTLPAPQGPPSGRTTGPAPRALADPHLVYDPVAGDGPKDVVILGSTGSIGTQAIDLVLRNPDRFRVTGLSVNGGRIALLAEQARRLRVRTVAVAREDVVPALREALSAEYGSGEPLPGILAGPDAATQLAASDCHTVLNGITGSIGLAPTLAALEAGRTLALANKESLIVGGPLVKALAEPGQIIPVDSEHAALFQALASGTRADVRKLVVTASGGPFRGRTRAELAHVTVEEALAHPTWAMGPVITINSATLVNKGLEVIEAHLLYDIPFDRIEVVVHPQSYVHSMVEFTDGSTIAQATPPDMRGPIAIGLGWPERVPDAAPAFDWSTASTWEFFPLDNDAFPSVNLARHVGRLAGTAPAVFNAANEECVEAFRAGALPFDGIMETVTRVVDEHGTPRAGTSLTVADVLEAETWARTRARQLAAQTAEARA
- a CDS encoding site-2 protease family protein, whose amino-acid sequence is MFILGIVVFAVGLLVSIAWHELGHLSTAKLFGIRVPQYMVGFGPTLFSRQKGETEYGIKAIPFGGYIRMIGMFPPGPDGRLEARSTSPWRGMIEDARSAAFEELRPGDENRLFYTRKPWKRVIVMFAGPFMNLILALALFLTILMGFGISQQTTTVSSVSPCVIAQSENRDTCEKSDPASPAAAAGMKAGDRIVAFDGVRTDDWETLSNLIRVSAGKEVPIVVDRKGAEVTLQAKIATNQVAKKDSSGTYVQGEYVKAGFLGFSAATGIVKQDFGDSVTWMGDRVGDAVDSLAALPGKIPALWDAAFGDGPREADSPMGVVGAARVGGEIFTLDIPPTQQLAMALMLVAGFNLSLFLFNMLPLLPLDGGHIAGALWESLRRNVAKVLRRPDPGPFDVAKLMPVAYVVAGIFICFTILVLIADVVNPVRIS